From one Candidatus Methanoplasma termitum genomic stretch:
- a CDS encoding DNA methyltransferase, which yields MSKKHVGLGIPGIGPVKEKMLKEAGYNTIEDLRNSDFFDIMKLPGFGYVTTCSLYLYISKDIVYQPMIEILDSKAEDVVVENKKIVPWEIYKKGKISGIQPSDFKLERTTVWSFPDRGDWASHTPQYRGNWSPRVVRNIIELYSKPGDLVLDPMVGGGTTPVECMLTGRNSISIDINQGAISITRNRLELPESMKKQIPKTVHRTFIGDVRNLDKIADESIDLIATHPPYANIIKYAPSVDGDLSQINDYDVFFSEFKKAIKEFHRVLKPGAYCSILMGDTHNRSHFVPITARLMFDFLKEGFVLKEDIIKKEWNCESDRNLGKYSNSSFLLTMHEHLFVFRKLNKGEGALKNSSRSFFE from the coding sequence TTGAGTAAAAAGCACGTTGGTTTAGGGATACCGGGCATTGGTCCTGTGAAGGAGAAAATGCTAAAGGAAGCAGGCTACAATACCATAGAAGATCTGAGGAATTCAGACTTTTTTGATATAATGAAGTTGCCGGGATTCGGCTACGTTACTACATGTAGTCTATACCTTTATATTTCAAAGGATATAGTATACCAGCCTATGATAGAGATACTCGATTCAAAGGCAGAAGACGTGGTGGTTGAAAACAAAAAGATCGTTCCTTGGGAAATTTACAAAAAAGGAAAAATCTCGGGGATTCAACCATCAGATTTCAAATTAGAACGAACAACAGTTTGGAGTTTCCCCGACCGCGGCGATTGGGCATCACATACGCCACAATATCGCGGTAATTGGTCTCCGCGCGTTGTGAGAAATATTATTGAACTTTATTCTAAACCAGGAGATCTTGTACTTGATCCTATGGTGGGTGGCGGAACAACGCCGGTTGAATGTATGCTCACTGGAAGAAACTCGATATCAATCGATATCAACCAAGGAGCAATTTCTATTACAAGAAACAGACTCGAACTCCCAGAATCAATGAAAAAACAAATTCCAAAAACTGTTCATAGAACATTTATCGGGGATGTTAGAAACTTGGACAAGATCGCTGACGAGTCAATAGATCTAATCGCAACTCATCCTCCTTATGCGAACATAATAAAGTATGCGCCATCAGTTGATGGGGATCTTTCTCAGATTAATGACTACGATGTATTTTTCTCAGAATTCAAAAAGGCGATCAAAGAATTCCACAGGGTCTTGAAGCCTGGGGCATACTGCTCAATATTAATGGGTGACACTCACAACAGAAGCCACTTCGTCCCGATAACAGCGAGACTTATGTTCGATTTCCTGAAAGAAGGATTTGTCCTTAAAGAGGATATAATAAAAAAAGAGTGGAATTGTGAAAGCGATAGAAACCTTGGAAAATATTCCAATTCAAGTTTCTTGCTCACAATGCATGAGCATTTGTTCGTGTTTAGGAAGTTGAACAAGGGGGAGGGTGCACTTAAAAACAGCAGCAGATCCTTTTTTGAATGA
- a CDS encoding DNA adenine methylase, giving the protein MGDLRLCQQKKIVLRPFIKWAGGKNQLLPEIQKRYPKELGKDINKYAEPFVGGGAILFDIVTSYDLDKIYISDVNKELIATYKAIRDNPEKIIEILSELEKQYLSMEESDREEFFYKKRQRYNEVKKDENADETELPALFIFLNRVCFNGLYRVNSKGDFNVPHGSYKNPKICDKDNLKNISSSLKNIEIVCGEYDLSKDFIDEHTFVYFDPPYRPINQTSSFTSYTDCSFNDDDQKGLADYAKVLSEKGAKVMVSNSDPKNYSDDGFFDELYSDFNIERIPATRMINSNAEKRGKINELLITNYKV; this is encoded by the coding sequence ATAGGCGATCTTCGATTGTGCCAACAAAAAAAAATTGTGTTACGACCTTTTATAAAATGGGCCGGTGGTAAAAACCAACTGCTTCCCGAAATTCAAAAAAGATACCCTAAAGAGCTCGGGAAGGACATCAATAAGTATGCCGAGCCTTTTGTCGGCGGGGGTGCAATACTATTTGATATTGTCACCAGCTATGATTTGGATAAGATTTACATCAGTGACGTTAATAAAGAGCTTATTGCCACTTACAAAGCAATAAGAGATAATCCTGAAAAAATAATCGAGATACTCTCCGAGCTTGAGAAACAGTACCTTTCAATGGAAGAGTCGGATAGAGAGGAATTTTTTTACAAGAAACGCCAACGGTATAACGAAGTAAAGAAGGATGAAAATGCAGATGAGACAGAGTTACCAGCACTGTTTATTTTCTTAAACAGAGTTTGTTTCAATGGACTATATCGCGTAAACAGCAAAGGAGATTTTAACGTGCCTCATGGTTCCTATAAAAATCCAAAAATATGTGACAAAGACAATCTAAAAAATATTTCTTCTAGTTTGAAAAATATTGAGATTGTTTGCGGAGAATATGACCTTTCCAAAGATTTCATCGATGAGCACACTTTCGTTTATTTTGACCCGCCTTACAGGCCGATAAATCAAACATCGTCTTTTACCTCATACACAGACTGCTCTTTCAACGATGATGACCAAAAAGGGCTGGCTGATTATGCAAAGGTTCTCTCAGAAAAGGGAGCTAAAGTCATGGTAAGCAACTCTGATCCTAAGAACTATTCTGATGATGGTTTCTTTGATGAGCTTTATTCAGACTTTAATATCGAACGTATTCCTGCTACTAGAATGATTAATTCCAACGCAGAAAAAAGAGGAAAAATAAATGAGTTGTTGATCACAAACTACAAGGTTTGA